In Oryctolagus cuniculus chromosome X, mOryCun1.1, whole genome shotgun sequence, a single window of DNA contains:
- the ARMCX6 gene encoding protein ARMCX6 produces MGRAREVGWMAAGLMIGAGACYCVYKLTIGRNESDNSEEEEEEEWDDDQDPDEEEPEIWFDFTTMARPWSEDGEWTEPGAPGGTEDRPSGGGKASRAHPTKQRPFPYEHKNTWSAQSCKHVSCSLRHYTCPFIQGLTERQDAGFALSHGINSHLASLSRAGNLIPTPQRTFREQALCALGSSHASIQSQGQIKTSIAEVYRETVSRCCGAFLQQAGFSLLISVAVINDMLAKSITDLQFPLIPEGSGRAEVQASKLWMGLSEKPALAGEWLGFYMLFPFMAFLARSANPGLLLHTPAY; encoded by the coding sequence ATGGGACGGGCCCGGGAAGTGGGTTGGATGGCCGCAGGATTgatgattggggctggtgcctgcTACTGTGTTTACAAATTGACCATAGGAAGAAATGAGAGTGACaactcagaggaggaggaggaagaggaatgggATGATGATCAGGACCCGGATGAGGAAGAGCCCGAGATTTGGTTTGATTTCACGACTATGGCTCGGCCTTGGAGTGAGGATGGGGAATGGACTGAACCCGGGGCCCCAGGTGGCACTGAGGACAGACCCTCAGGTGGGGGCAAGGCCAGCAGAGCACACCCAACAAAACAACGGCCTTTCCCCTATGAACATAAAAATACCTGGAGTGCTCAGAGCTGTAAACATGTCAGTTGTAGTCTTCGCCACTACACGTGTCCGTTCATTCAGGGACTGACGGAGCgccaggatgctggctttgccCTTAGCCACGGTATCAATAGTCATTTGGCCAGCCTCTCAAGGGCTGGAAACCTGATACCCACTCCCCAGCGCACCTTCAGGGAGCAGGCTTTGTGTGCCCTGGGAAGCTCCCATGCCAGCATTCAAAGTCAGGGCCAGATTAAGACGTCCATCGCCGAAGTGTATCGGGAGACTGTGTCACGTTGCTGTGGTGCATTTCTGCAGCAGGCtggattcagtttgttaataAGTGTGGCGGTTATTAATGACATGCTTGCCAAGTCCATTACAGACTTGCAGTTTCCTTTGATACCAGAGGGAAGTGGACGGGCTGAGGTTCAGGCTTCGAAACTGTGGATGGGTTTGTCTGAAAAGCCAGCGCTGGCGGGAGAATGGCTGGGCTTCTACATGCTGTTTCCATTCATGGCCTTCTTAGCCCGCAGTGCAAACCCAGGGCTGCTCCTGCACACCCCTGCCTATTAA